CTCAGCGCGACCGTCGCGTTGCCGAGCGGACCCGTGAGGTGGGTTTCAGCACATCCGATCGCACCCGGCCTCGTTGACCATGAGCAGTGGCAGCAGGACAACTCAGCACTCGTGGCATACCTCACTGGATTACCAGGGCCTGTGATCGTGTCCGGCGATTTCAACGCCACGCGGGATCAACCACTTGTCCTTGACCTGGAGGACGCCGGGTTTATCGACGCGGCACCGGCTGCCGGGGCAGGTCTGGCCCGCACGTTCCCGGTCGGAGAAACGCTGGCGGTCCCGTTCGTCGGAATCGACCACGTCATGACGCGCCACCTTGACCTGCGGGCAGTCCGCGCGACCACCCATTCAATCGCCCGCAGTGATCATCGTGCCCTGGTCGTTGACTTTGACCGCTGAGGAGAACGAGGTCAACGGGGACTCCGCTTCGAAAGGTCGCGCAACAACGCGACCCAGGACGCGAGCACCGCAACTCGGGCGGCGTTCTATGCTGGCCAACGTGGCAGCCAAACCTCTGCGGGACACGCATGGACGGATTGCGACGGACTTGCGAGTGTCGCTAACTGACCGATGCAATCTCCGTTGCACATACTGCATGCCCGCCGAAGGGCCCGGTTGGTTGCCTTCGCCGCACATCCTGACCGACGAAGAAGTCACCAGGGTCGTGGCGATTGCAGTCGAGCGCCTGGGCATCACCGAGGTGCGCTTCACCGGCGGCGAGCCACTGCTGCGACCAGGGCTAGCGCGGATTGTCTCGGCGGCATCGAAGCTGTCGCCCCAACCCAGCATCTCGCTCACGACAAACGGGATCGGGCTAGCCAAGCAAGCAGTCGATCTCAAGCGGGCCGGACTCGACCGGATCAACATCAGCCTGGACACCCTTGATCACCAAACATTCCGCCAGTTGAGCCGGCGCGATCGCTTAGACGATGTACTCACCGGCATCGCGGCCGCTGCCGCAGCAGGGATCGGTCCAGTCAAGCTGAACAGCGTCCTCATCCGCGACGTCAACGATCACGAAGCGCCGAAGCTGCTCAACTACGCCCTCGAACACGGGCTCCACCTGCGCTTCATCGAGCAGATGCCGCTGGACCCGATGGGGGTCTGGAACCGCGAGGCCATGGTGACCGCTGCGGAGATCCTGGCCTCGCTGCGCAACCATTGGGATCTCCAGCCTGCGGATCAGGCTCGGGGTAGCGAACCCGCCGAGAGGTGGCTCATCGATGAGGGCCCAGCGACGGTGGGAATCGTCGCATCCGTCACTCGGCCGTTCTGCCGTACGTGCGACCGAGTTCGGCTGACCGCCGACGGCCAGATTCGGTCGTGTCTCTTTGGTCGCGACGATGCCGACCTGCGCACAGCCCTGCGCAACGGAGCCAGTGCCGACGACATCGAACAATTGATCCGCGGGGCGATTGAGCGGAAGGGCCCCGGGCATGGCATCAACAACGACGACTTCGAGCCCCCGAGCCGTCCGATGTCCGCGATCGGTGGATAGCCAATGGGCCGGGTAATGG
This sequence is a window from Candidatus Nanopelagicales bacterium. Protein-coding genes within it:
- the moaA gene encoding GTP 3',8-cyclase MoaA; its protein translation is MLANVAAKPLRDTHGRIATDLRVSLTDRCNLRCTYCMPAEGPGWLPSPHILTDEEVTRVVAIAVERLGITEVRFTGGEPLLRPGLARIVSAASKLSPQPSISLTTNGIGLAKQAVDLKRAGLDRINISLDTLDHQTFRQLSRRDRLDDVLTGIAAAAAAGIGPVKLNSVLIRDVNDHEAPKLLNYALEHGLHLRFIEQMPLDPMGVWNREAMVTAAEILASLRNHWDLQPADQARGSEPAERWLIDEGPATVGIVASVTRPFCRTCDRVRLTADGQIRSCLFGRDDADLRTALRNGASADDIEQLIRGAIERKGPGHGINNDDFEPPSRPMSAIGG